GGCAAACCCAGAACGCTGCCCAAAATGGTCCCCAGTGGCGTGATGTTCTGGCCGCTGAACGACGTGCCGCCGCCCTGCACTTGGGTTAGCGCCGCACCGGCCGCGCCGATCTGCACCGCCAGCGCCTCGGCATCCTCGCCGGTGATTTCGGCGATGGCCGCCTCGATCAGCACCTGCGGGCGGCGGACGTCCAAGTCGGGAATCAGCCGTTCGATGCTGGCGATGGCGGTAGGTGTCCCGCGGACGACGATCGCGTTGATGTCGGGGGCGGGCTGGACGGTCAGGTCGGGGGTCGCGAAGCCCTGTGAGGTCGCCGCGGTCTGCTGGCCGAGCTGGGCAGTGGAGACGCCGCCGCTGCTGACGCTGCTGCCGGCGATGTTGCCTGACGCGGTGCCCCCGGTCGCCGCGTTGCTGGCGATCAGCCCGCCCAGCGCACTCGTGGGATTGGTCGACCCAACGCTGGTCGTGCTGCGACTCGACAGGCTCCGTGCGACGGGATTAGTGACCGTCTGCTCCTGCCCCAGAATGCCCCGCAGCACGTCGGTGACGGCTTCGGCATCGGCATAGGCCAGGCGGAAGACGCGCGTCGTTGGCGCGGCGCCACCGGGCGCGTCGAGCGCTTGCGCCATCCGCCGCGCCTCCGCGACTGCCGCCGGCGTACCGCGCACGATGATCGAGTTCGACCGTGCGTCACCCGCCACGCGCGCGCCGCCTTCGCCCATCACGCTCTGAATCGACGCGGCGATATCGGCGGCATTGCCGTTCTTCAGCAGGATGGTGGTGAACGTCGACCCGCCGCCACCGTCCAGGCTGCGGGCCAGTCCTTCGATCCGGCGGACGTTGTCGGCGTAATCGGTCACGACGATCGCATTGGGCTGGGTCAGCGGTTCGACCGAGCCGAAATTGGCGACCAGCGGCCGGACGATCCGCGCCGCGTCGGCGCTCGGCACATTCGACAGGCGGATCATGCGGGTGATCAGTTCCTGCCCGCTCGCCCCGCGGCTCGGCACCCCGCCGTCACGCACCGCATTGGCCTGCGGTATGATCCGCCACGCGCGACCCGACCGCACCGCGGCATAGCCGTTGGCGCGCAGGACGGACTGGAACAGGTCCCACACGCCCGCCTGGCTCAGCGGCTCGGCGGAGGTGACCGTCACCGCGCCCTTGACCGCGGGATCCAGGATCAGCGTGCGGCCGGTCAGCCGGCTGATCTGTTCGGCGACGTCGGCGATCTCGACGCCGCGCATGTTGACGACGATGTCGCTGGGCGCCGGAGTCTGCTGCGCGCTAAGCGCAGTGCCGGCCAGGGCCAAAGCGAGCATCGACAGGCGGATGGGTCGGATCACGTACATATGTCCTAGCGCATCGGGACGGTCACGGTCACCGACCGGCCGTTCCGCAAGATCTGGATCTGGGCCGTCCCGCTCGCCTGCGCGCCCGCGATCGCCGCACGCGCGGCGTCGGGGGAGGTGAGGGGACTGCCGTTCAACTGCTGGATGACGTCGCCCTGCTGCAGCCCGGCCGGAGCGCCGGCACCGATGCGATAGCCGCCCTCGGTCGGCGTCGCGCCGAGCCGCTGGAGCATCGCTTCGGGCGTCGGGCTGGTCGGCGCGGGCGGGGCGGCGGCAGTGACGGCATTGCCCGCGGGTGCGGCCGGTGCGGCACCCGCAGCGGGGGTGGCGCCAGGCGTCGCGAAGGGGTCGGGGAAGGCGAGGAATTCGCTACGCCCGCCGTTGTTCAGAATGACGCGGTTGATTTGAATGGCGCTGATCGTCGCACCGCCGACGGCCTCGCCGACCTTGAAGGGTTTCATCGCGTCGCTGCCCGACTGGATATAGGCGATCGACAGCTCGGCGGGACGCGCGAAGACGATGCCCTTCAACGTCAGTTGCAGCGTCGTCGGCGTCGCACTGTCGGCATCCGCCCCGGCGCGGCCGAAGGGCGCCAGTGCGAGCGTGGGGCCAAGATCCGGCACCGGCGGCGCCGTGCGCATCGGCGGCACGGTGATCGCCCCGACATCGGCATGACCGCCCAGCCGCCATGTCAGGCCGGCGAGCGCGAAGGCGACCGACACGACCACCGCGCCGGTGAACACGTTCAGCACGATTCGCTGGCGATAGGGGGTAAGGTCGAACCGGCGGAGGATCATCGCCGCCCCTCTTGCGTCACCGGCTCGCCCGTGTCGAGGAATCCGTCGAGCGAGGCGGTCGGCGAGGTTTGGCCCTCCGCATAGACATCGACCCGGACGCGGGCGATCGCGGGGTCGGCGGTGGCCCGTTGCACCGTGCGGACCAGCCAGTTGGTGTCGAGCATCGTCACCCGTTCGGGCGCGGGAATGCCGGCGTTGAGTTCGGTCAGCCGATTCTCCGCCACCCACATCGCAGCCGAGCGCTGCTCCATCGCGCGGGTCGAATCGATATGCTGCTCGACCGCGCCGACCAGACCCACCGTCGCCACCGCCAGCACCGCAAGCGCGACCAGCGCCTCGATCAGCGAGAAGCCGTCGGTGTCGGTCCCCCCCAAATGCGTCACGTCGGCTGCGCTCCGGCGCGGGTGACGGTGGAGGTCAGTCCGTCGTAGCGCACGACCCAGGTCTGGTCACCGCTGACGAGCGTCGCGGTCAGCGGCTTCGACAGGCCATCGACGCCGAGCACCAGCGGAGGCGGCTGGTCGAGCGTCATCGCGACGCCACCGGGAAGGGCGTGGTAATCGAGTTTCGGCGTGCCCTTAGGGATGACACCGTCCGACGCGACTTTGGCAAAGCCATAGCCGCTGTCGTCGATCGTCAGCGCGACCATCCGGTCGCCCAGCATCGCGTCATCGCCCGCCGCCTCCAGCCGGGTGGCGAAGCGGCGGGCTTCCGATTCGACCGACGGCGCGCGGGTGGCCGACCCGATCGCCAACGCAATCCCGCCCGAGGCGATGCCGATGATCGCGAGGACGATCAGCATCTCGACCAGGGTCATGCCGGCGTCAGATCCTCCCCGGCACGGGGAGGGGGACCGCCCGCGAAGCGGGTGGTGGAGGGGGCGGGCGGCAACCGAGTTGCTCGCGGAGGTCCCCCTCCACCACGCTGCGCGTGGTCCCCCTCCCCGTGCCGGGGAGGATGCGGAGGCCACCCCTCCAATCACCGCCCGGCCACGATATCCGCATCGAGCCCTTCGCCGCCCTCGGCGCCGTCCTTGCCCAGGCTTTTCAGCGAAAATCCGCCCGGTGCCGGCGAGACATAGACATAATCCCGGCCCCAGGCGTCCTTGGGCGGCTGGCCGACATAGCCTTCGGGGTTCCAGTTGCTCGGGATCGGGGCGGTCGTCGGCTTTTCGGCCAGCGCCTTCAGCCCCTGCGCGGTCGACGGATAGTCGCCATTGTCCAGGCGATACATCTTCAGCGCCGCGCTGATCGTGCGCATGTCGGTGGTCGTGGTCGTCACGCGGGCCTGGTCGGGCCGGCTGAGGATGCCGGTGCTGACGATCATCCCGGCGATGACCGCAATGATGACCAGCACGACGATCATCTCGACCAGGGTCACGCCCTCATCGTTCGGGCGCTTGCGGCGGCGCGCCGCGGCTGCCACGGTGTCACGAAACTGTCGGAAAAGAGTGCGCATTCGCTCGCCCATGATTATCACGCGTGACACCCATGTTACAGTCGAAGCGGCCCCGCACGCCAGCCTCGACGCATCCGGCCCGGCGGGCGTCTGGACGCTGGCGGGCGAGGCGCTGGTCGCGTCGGATGCCGATGGGCCCGCTACCGTACTCGTGCCCAACGAAGCGGTTCGCCTTTTGGCGGTCGATCTGCCGCTGCCGACACGCGCCAGGCGGCTGGCTGCGCTGCCGTTCGCGGTCGAGGAACTGATCGCCGAGCCGATCGACAGCGTGCATCTGGCGCTGGGCATCGAACTCAGCCCCAAACGCTATCTCGTCGGCGTCGTCCGCCACGACCGGATGGCGGAATGGATCGCTCGGATAGAGGCGGAGGGCCTTGGTCACGCAGCGCTGGTCCCCGACGCGCTCGCGCTGCCCCAGCCGGCGGCGGGGGAATGGGCGGTCGAACTGGGCGCGACCCGCGCACTGGTCCGCGCTGGCGACGGCACCGGCTTTGCGATCCCCGCGGCCCTGCTGCGCACCGCTTGGGATGCCGCGGGCCAGCCGCGGACGATCGCGTACGGCACCGCACTGCCGGCCGACATGACCGACAGCACGGACGCACTGGCGCTCGATCCGCTCGCCCGGCGGCTGCTCGCCCCGGCGCTCGACCTGCGCCAGGGGATCTATGCCGTGCGCCGGACGGGGTCGGGGTTCTGGCGCAAACTCGCGACGGTCGCCGTGCTCGGCCTGCTCGCCCATGTCGTGATCGCCGCGCTGGACACGCTGGCACTGCGCAACATCGCCAATGCCCGCGTGGCCGAGACGCGCGAACTGGTCGCTACCAGAGCCCCCGGGACGGCGCTGCCGGAGGAGGGCCTGGCCGGCGCCGTCACCGACCTGTTGCCGCGACCTGGCGCCGGGGGCGGGGCCAACCCGTTCCTCGGTGCCGCCGCCCGCCTGTCGGCCGCGCTCACCCCGCTCGGCGCCGATTTGTCCGTCCGCACGATGCGGACCGAAGGCACGTCGCTGATCGTCGATCTCGACAGCACCGACCCCGGCTTCGCCGGCCGGGTCCGCACCACCCTGTCGAGCGGCGGAATTGACGCCGCGGTCGCGCCGATCGATGGCGGCGTGCGCATCACGAGCCCGCTGGCATGAAGCCTAAATCTTTTGTGGCGATCCGCATCGTCGAACACCCCACGATCGAGCGCATCCGCGTCTGGTGGGTCGGCCTGACCCCACGCGAACGCTTGCTGATCGGGACGCTGGGCGCGCTCCTCACCTTCGCGATCCTCGTGTTCGGCGTCGTCAAGCCGCTCCAGGCCAGCCGCGCCGAATCGCTGGCCGATATCCGCACCTACGAAACGCTGATGGCTCGCGTGAACGCCGCCCCCGCGCTTGGTCCCCAGGCGACCGGCCCCCAGCCGCGTACCGGCACCGCCGCGGAGATCGTGAC
The nucleotide sequence above comes from Roseomonas aeriglobus. Encoded proteins:
- the gspD gene encoding type II secretion system secretin GspD; its protein translation is MIRPIRLSMLALALAGTALSAQQTPAPSDIVVNMRGVEIADVAEQISRLTGRTLILDPAVKGAVTVTSAEPLSQAGVWDLFQSVLRANGYAAVRSGRAWRIIPQANAVRDGGVPSRGASGQELITRMIRLSNVPSADAARIVRPLVANFGSVEPLTQPNAIVVTDYADNVRRIEGLARSLDGGGGSTFTTILLKNGNAADIAASIQSVMGEGGARVAGDARSNSIIVRGTPAAVAEARRMAQALDAPGGAAPTTRVFRLAYADAEAVTDVLRGILGQEQTVTNPVARSLSSRSTTSVGSTNPTSALGGLIASNAATGGTASGNIAGSSVSSGGVSTAQLGQQTAATSQGFATPDLTVQPAPDINAIVVRGTPTAIASIERLIPDLDVRRPQVLIEAAIAEITGEDAEALAVQIGAAGAALTQVQGGGTSFSGQNITPLGTILGSVLGLPAGALLGEGLSANVGIGNDFSILVRALSTSTKANLLSTPQLTTLDNKLGEFVAAQNVPFVTGSILTGNGTANPYQTVERKDVGLTLRVLPRINAGDTIRLEIAGEASSLVSTALSSAENLVTNRRAINTTVLADNGQTIVLGGLITDDRQQTKSQVPVLGDIPVVGELFKSRREGRTKRTLFIFLKPTILRDGADAKTATDGKYARLRGDEAALRQKGSLLLNPPGPRLTLEIDGIY
- a CDS encoding PDZ domain-containing protein, with translation MILRRFDLTPYRQRIVLNVFTGAVVVSVAFALAGLTWRLGGHADVGAITVPPMRTAPPVPDLGPTLALAPFGRAGADADSATPTTLQLTLKGIVFARPAELSIAYIQSGSDAMKPFKVGEAVGGATISAIQINRVILNNGGRSEFLAFPDPFATPGATPAAGAAPAAPAGNAVTAAAPPAPTSPTPEAMLQRLGATPTEGGYRIGAGAPAGLQQGDVIQQLNGSPLTSPDAARAAIAGAQASGTAQIQILRNGRSVTVTVPMR
- the gspI gene encoding type II secretion system minor pseudopilin GspI → MTHLGGTDTDGFSLIEALVALAVLAVATVGLVGAVEQHIDSTRAMEQRSAAMWVAENRLTELNAGIPAPERVTMLDTNWLVRTVQRATADPAIARVRVDVYAEGQTSPTASLDGFLDTGEPVTQEGRR
- a CDS encoding prepilin-type N-terminal cleavage/methylation domain-containing protein, encoding MTLVEMLIVLAIIGIASGGIALAIGSATRAPSVESEARRFATRLEAAGDDAMLGDRMVALTIDDSGYGFAKVASDGVIPKGTPKLDYHALPGGVAMTLDQPPPLVLGVDGLSKPLTATLVSGDQTWVVRYDGLTSTVTRAGAQPT
- the gspG gene encoding type II secretion system major pseudopilin GspG; protein product: MRTLFRQFRDTVAAAARRRKRPNDEGVTLVEMIVVLVIIAVIAGMIVSTGILSRPDQARVTTTTTDMRTISAALKMYRLDNGDYPSTAQGLKALAEKPTTAPIPSNWNPEGYVGQPPKDAWGRDYVYVSPAPGGFSLKSLGKDGAEGGEGLDADIVAGR
- a CDS encoding type II secretion system protein M codes for the protein MKPKSFVAIRIVEHPTIERIRVWWVGLTPRERLLIGTLGALLTFAILVFGVVKPLQASRAESLADIRTYETLMARVNAAPALGPQATGPQPRTGTAAEIVTQSAASFGLQVQVEATPTGVRATVADAPYDAVVNWMADIARTSTLAATRVDIQKRPTPARVFAQIEYRG